One window of Pelobates fuscus isolate aPelFus1 chromosome 9, aPelFus1.pri, whole genome shotgun sequence genomic DNA carries:
- the SPRY3 gene encoding protein sprouty homolog 3, with product MDISTGDIQQVLSIDQIRSIRANNDYVERPTVSFMQTWSNPSLSQHAAKQEWPHDHLVSYNHQDLHRSQSHQHPSQHLSHDLSHSSTISSVSRSTTASDQRLLTGITPSQSGHSLMRTQPKDGDPKQDEFIKGIMEKPNRYVGHLFICEECGRCICDECTQVRNLPSCWVCDQRCLCSADNVIDYGSCLCCIKGLFYHCSTDDEDNCADNPCSCSQGSCCARWAAMSFLSFFMPCLCCYLPAKGCLKLCQKGYDKVKRPGCRCENHTNTVCRKISSSSGTPFPRPFDKPV from the coding sequence ATGGATATTTCAACAGGGGACATCCAGCAGGTCCTTTCCATTGACCAAATTCGTTCCATCCGGGCCAATAATGATTATGTGGAGCGACCTACTGTTTCATTTATGCAAACCTGGTCTAACCCTTCCCTATCCCAACATGCTGCCAAGCAAGAGTGGCCTCATGATCATCTGGTATCCTACAATCATCAGGATCTACATCGCAGCCAAAGTCATCAACATCCTTCACAACACCTTTCACATGATCTAAGCCATTCCAGTACAATAAGTTCAGTTTCTCGAAGTACCACTGCTTCGGATCAAAGACTTTTAACTGGAATAACACCATCTCAATCAGGGCACTCACTTATGAGGACACAACCCAAAGATGGTGACCCTAAACAAGATGAGTTTATCAAAGGAATAATGGAGAAACCTAACAGATATGTAGGTCACCTCTTTATCTGTGAAGAGTGTGGTCGTTGCATATGTGATGAATGTACACAAGTTCGGAACCTTCCATCTTGTTGGGTTTGTGATCAGCggtgcctgtgctctgcagataaTGTAATTGATTATGGATCTTGTCTCTGTTGTATCAAGGGCCTCTTCTATCATTGCTCTACTGATGATGAGGACAACTGTGCTGATAACCCTTGTTCTTGTAGTCAGGGATCCTGCTGTGCCCGTTGGGCAGCAATGAGCTTCCTTTCCTTCTTTATGCCCTGTTTATGCTGCTATCTTCCTGCCAAGGGTTGCCTGAAGCTCTGTCAGAAAGGCTATGACAAAGTAAAAAGACCTGGATGCCGATGTGAGAATCATACTAACACTGTCTGCAGGAAAATATCCTCATCAAGTGGCACACCATTCCCAAGGCCTTTTGATAAGCCTGTATGA